In a single window of the Streptomyces sp. NBC_00285 genome:
- a CDS encoding AAA family ATPase, translated as MIVWVNGAFGSGKTTLVEELRPRWPEALVFDPEMVGYVLQEIVDVPTGDFQDLPLWRRQVASLAAGLAEEYRRPLLVPMTLVNPGYLDEVFGALGNAGLVVHHFFLKVPPEVLVRRIEGRVSFPDDPAREERVRAWCKARIEVCTGAVDTLPGDTVFLDGTSPVRELADQVLAHVG; from the coding sequence GTGATCGTCTGGGTCAACGGCGCGTTCGGCAGCGGAAAGACCACGCTCGTGGAGGAACTGCGGCCGCGGTGGCCCGAGGCGCTGGTCTTCGACCCGGAGATGGTCGGGTACGTGCTCCAGGAGATCGTGGACGTGCCGACCGGCGACTTCCAGGACCTCCCGCTGTGGCGGCGGCAGGTCGCGAGTCTGGCCGCAGGGCTGGCCGAGGAGTACCGGCGTCCGCTGCTGGTCCCCATGACACTGGTCAACCCCGGCTATCTGGATGAGGTCTTCGGCGCCCTGGGCAACGCGGGCCTCGTCGTCCACCACTTCTTCCTCAAGGTCCCTCCGGAGGTTCTGGTGCGGCGGATCGAGGGGCGGGTCTCCTTCCCCGACGACCCGGCCAGGGAAGAGCGGGTGCGGGCGTGGTGCAAGGCGCGGATCGAGGTGTGCACCGGCGCGGTCGACACCCTGCCCGGTGACACGGTGTTCCTCGACGGCACCTCGCCCGTACGGGAGTTGGCCGACCAGGTGCTCGCCCACGTCGGTTGA